A genomic window from Pseudomonas alcaligenes includes:
- a CDS encoding DASH family cryptochrome produces the protein MRRVLLWFKQDLRLDDHPAVQAALDADRLLPLYVFDPALLRPCAYGNRRLGVHRARFLLESLAALDGELRQRGSGLLVLQGDPAQLVARLAEQLDIDEVLTLGEIAPEERAQLATLRARLGAASLRELPANHLLRIEELPCPVQELPLVFSRFREQVEQRQPVFQPRPAPARLPALPDNAHAYFTSLPSLSQLGLGEPLVVPNSAFPFSGGEPAAQARLRDYLWLSQGVRRYKETRNGMIGSEYSSKLSAWLANGSLSARRVVAELRRHESQYGRNESTQALWLELLWRDFFRWTLVRHGAALFRAGGLKASPAGPLRLDERFDSWCQGRTGMPLVDACMRELASTGFMSNRGRQVVASYLVNDLQQDWRHGAAWFEEHLLDYDPASNWGNWAYLAGVGNDPRQQRLFNALRQARQYDPDATYVSLWLPELRGVPQHLRHTPFLLPHLQLDSLGYPRLERIPDNWKPYLPSAA, from the coding sequence ATGCGCCGAGTGCTGTTGTGGTTCAAACAGGATCTGCGTCTCGACGATCACCCGGCCGTGCAGGCCGCCCTGGACGCCGACCGGCTGCTGCCGCTGTACGTCTTCGACCCGGCGCTGCTGCGCCCCTGCGCCTACGGCAACCGCCGCCTGGGCGTGCACCGTGCGCGCTTCCTGCTGGAGAGCCTGGCGGCCCTGGATGGCGAGCTGCGCCAGCGCGGCTCCGGGCTGCTGGTGCTGCAGGGCGATCCGGCGCAGCTGGTGGCGCGCCTGGCCGAGCAGCTGGACATCGACGAGGTACTGACGCTGGGGGAAATCGCCCCCGAAGAACGCGCCCAGCTCGCCACCCTGCGCGCCCGCCTGGGGGCCGCCAGCCTGCGCGAACTGCCGGCCAACCACCTGCTGCGCATCGAGGAGCTGCCTTGCCCGGTGCAGGAGCTGCCGCTGGTATTCAGCCGCTTCCGCGAGCAGGTCGAGCAGCGCCAGCCGGTATTCCAGCCGCGCCCGGCACCGGCGCGCCTGCCGGCCCTGCCGGACAACGCCCACGCCTACTTCACCAGCCTGCCCAGCCTGTCCCAGCTGGGCCTGGGCGAGCCGCTGGTGGTACCCAACAGCGCTTTCCCCTTCTCCGGCGGTGAGCCGGCTGCGCAGGCGCGGCTGCGCGACTACCTGTGGCTGAGCCAGGGTGTGCGCCGCTACAAGGAGACGCGCAACGGCATGATCGGCAGCGAGTACTCGTCCAAGCTCTCGGCCTGGTTGGCCAACGGCAGCCTCTCGGCGCGGCGCGTGGTAGCAGAGCTGCGCCGCCACGAGTCGCAGTACGGGCGCAACGAATCAACCCAGGCGCTGTGGCTGGAACTGCTCTGGCGCGACTTCTTCCGCTGGACCCTGGTCCGCCACGGCGCTGCCCTGTTCCGTGCCGGCGGCCTGAAGGCCTCGCCTGCCGGCCCCCTGCGACTGGACGAGCGCTTCGACAGCTGGTGCCAGGGGCGCACCGGCATGCCGCTGGTAGATGCCTGCATGCGCGAGCTGGCAAGCACCGGCTTCATGTCCAACCGCGGCCGCCAGGTGGTGGCCAGTTACCTGGTCAACGACCTGCAGCAGGACTGGCGCCATGGTGCCGCCTGGTTCGAGGAGCACCTGCTGGACTACGACCCGGCCAGCAACTGGGGCAACTGGGCCTACCTCGCCGGAGTGGGCAACGACCCGCGCCAGCAGCGCCTGTTCAACGCCCTGCGCCAGGCCCGCCAGTACGATCCGGACGCCACCTATGTCAGCCTCTGGCTGCCGGAGCTGCGCGGCGTGCCACAGCACCTGCGACATACGCCCTTCCTGCTGCCGCACCTGCAGCTGGACAGCCTCGGCTACCCACGCCTGGAGCGCATCCCGGACAACTGGAAGCCCTACCTGCCCAGCGCGGCCTAG
- a CDS encoding GGDEF domain-containing protein, producing MTDEAQRWKAKYLQSLEQQELQEQRWNERLDLLRRGLVRSSLAAEGSDKAVDQCMQELRELIRGEQMDAGLSALIPRLEKAVLDSEQRRQQRVEQNIAGLNGLTQQLLALEPPREVRKALKQFAKRIDERASQPRELPALLAELSSLQEKALAVLGSEQAARPGLLQRLFGSGRDEAPAAAEQATLDRAALDVDEDESLPPAPVATAEPPPRPAAVAAEVAPPAAVTARVAPAAAPASLDSLPLDARILIGEGNPEFSLPERPEPGYSAVAPHVAESLLGLLDELELPPHHQPQGQALRERVQGGLNWYELVPVLDDLAVLVLAVTDSGQREFAGYLKQLNERLAAFLDTLGQAHEGYSESVESARSFNRELREQVSGLQASVQEAVDLASLKQALEQRLDGLLGTVVEHQRQREGREEEVARRLQALAQKVSEMEQEAQGFREHIEEQRQKALTDPLTGLANRAGWSERLELEVARWKRYGGDLLLAVLDIDHFKRINDGYGHLAGDKVLKIIAGELARRLRKTDFLARFGGEEFVLLIPSTPPEGGLQLLETLRDAIEACPFHFRGEPVTITLSAGLTAFAAGESAEVAFERADQALYRAKREGRNRIARA from the coding sequence ATGACCGATGAAGCCCAGCGCTGGAAAGCCAAGTACCTGCAGAGCCTGGAGCAGCAGGAGCTGCAGGAGCAGCGCTGGAACGAGCGCCTCGACCTGCTGCGCCGCGGCCTGGTGCGCAGCTCGCTGGCCGCCGAGGGCAGCGACAAGGCGGTCGACCAGTGCATGCAGGAGCTGCGCGAGCTCATCCGTGGCGAGCAGATGGACGCCGGCCTGTCCGCGCTGATTCCGCGCCTGGAAAAGGCCGTGCTGGACTCCGAGCAGCGCCGCCAGCAGCGCGTCGAGCAGAACATCGCCGGCCTCAACGGGCTGACCCAACAGCTGCTGGCCCTGGAGCCGCCGCGCGAGGTGCGCAAGGCGCTCAAGCAGTTCGCCAAGCGCATCGACGAGCGCGCCAGCCAGCCGCGCGAGCTGCCGGCCCTGCTGGCGGAGCTGAGCAGCCTGCAGGAGAAGGCCCTGGCCGTGCTGGGCAGCGAGCAGGCGGCGCGCCCCGGCCTGCTGCAACGCCTGTTCGGCAGCGGCCGCGACGAGGCGCCGGCCGCTGCCGAACAGGCGACCCTGGACCGCGCCGCGCTTGATGTGGACGAGGACGAGAGTCTTCCCCCGGCGCCAGTCGCCACGGCCGAGCCACCACCCCGGCCCGCCGCGGTCGCTGCCGAAGTCGCCCCGCCCGCGGCAGTCACCGCCCGCGTGGCGCCGGCTGCCGCGCCAGCCAGCCTGGACAGCCTGCCACTGGATGCGCGCATCCTGATCGGCGAGGGCAACCCCGAATTCTCCCTGCCCGAGCGCCCCGAGCCCGGCTACAGCGCGGTGGCGCCGCATGTGGCGGAGAGCCTGCTGGGACTGCTCGACGAGCTGGAGCTGCCACCCCATCACCAGCCCCAGGGCCAGGCCCTGCGCGAGCGGGTGCAGGGCGGGCTGAACTGGTACGAGCTGGTGCCGGTGCTGGACGACCTGGCCGTGCTGGTGCTGGCCGTCACCGACAGCGGCCAGCGCGAGTTCGCTGGCTACCTCAAGCAGCTCAACGAGCGCCTGGCCGCCTTCCTCGACACCCTCGGCCAGGCCCATGAGGGCTACAGCGAGTCGGTGGAGAGCGCGCGCAGCTTCAACCGCGAGCTGCGCGAGCAGGTCAGCGGCCTGCAGGCCAGCGTACAGGAGGCGGTCGACCTGGCCAGCCTCAAGCAGGCCCTGGAGCAGCGCCTGGACGGCCTGCTCGGCACGGTGGTCGAGCACCAGCGCCAGCGCGAGGGACGCGAGGAGGAAGTCGCCCGGCGCCTGCAGGCCCTGGCGCAGAAGGTCAGCGAGATGGAGCAGGAGGCCCAGGGCTTTCGCGAGCATATCGAGGAGCAGCGGCAGAAGGCCCTCACCGATCCGCTCACCGGCCTGGCCAACCGCGCCGGCTGGAGCGAGCGCCTGGAGCTGGAGGTGGCGCGCTGGAAGCGCTACGGCGGCGACCTGTTGCTGGCAGTGCTGGACATCGACCACTTCAAGCGGATCAACGACGGCTACGGCCACCTGGCCGGCGACAAGGTGCTGAAGATCATCGCCGGCGAGTTGGCCAGGCGCCTGCGCAAGACCGACTTTCTCGCCCGCTTCGGCGGCGAGGAGTTCGTCCTGCTGATTCCCAGCACGCCACCGGAGGGCGGACTGCAGCTGCTGGAGACGCTGCGCGACGCCATCGAGGCCTGCCCTTTCCACTTCCGCGGCGAGCCGGTGACCATCACCCTGTCCGCCGGGTTGACCGCCTTCGCCGCCGGTGAGAGCGCCGAGGTCGCGTTCGAGCGCGCCGACCAGGCGCTGTACCGGGCCAAGCGCGAGGGGCGCAACCGCATCGCACGGGCCTAG
- a CDS encoding endonuclease/exonuclease/phosphatase family protein: MLRRWSSGRTAGLRQAQVNGRCADSGGHAEGRLRLLSFNIQVGIRTERYHHYLTRGWQHLLPHPGRAGNLQRIGALLGDYDLVALQEVDGGSLRSGYVNQVEQLAELGAFPYWYQQLNRNLGRLAQHSNGVLSRLQPSLLEDHPLPGPPGRGAVLLRFGEGAEALAVVNMHLALGARTRTRQLAYIRELIGGYRHVVLMGDMNTHAVELLQHSPLRDLGLVAPQIDATFPSWRPQRCLDHILLSSELVLERVAVLSQPISDHLPVAVEIRLPGGLNLPML, encoded by the coding sequence ATGCTGCGCCGCTGGAGTTCCGGGCGAACCGCGGGCCTGCGCCAGGCGCAGGTCAACGGCCGCTGTGCGGACTCCGGCGGCCATGCCGAAGGCCGCCTGCGCCTGCTCAGCTTCAATATTCAGGTCGGCATCCGCACCGAACGCTACCACCACTACCTGACCCGCGGCTGGCAGCACCTGTTGCCGCATCCCGGGCGTGCCGGCAACCTGCAGCGCATCGGTGCGCTGCTCGGCGACTACGACCTGGTCGCCCTGCAGGAAGTCGACGGCGGCAGCCTGCGTTCCGGCTACGTCAACCAGGTCGAGCAGCTGGCCGAGCTGGGAGCCTTTCCCTACTGGTACCAGCAGCTCAACCGCAATCTCGGGCGCCTGGCGCAGCACAGCAACGGCGTGCTCAGCCGCCTGCAGCCGAGCCTGCTGGAGGACCATCCGTTGCCCGGCCCGCCCGGTCGAGGTGCCGTGCTGCTGCGCTTCGGCGAAGGCGCCGAGGCGCTGGCGGTGGTCAACATGCACCTGGCCCTCGGCGCCCGTACCCGCACCCGCCAACTCGCCTACATCCGCGAGCTGATCGGTGGCTATCGCCACGTGGTGCTGATGGGCGACATGAACACCCATGCCGTCGAGCTGCTGCAGCACTCGCCGCTGCGCGATCTCGGCCTGGTCGCGCCGCAGATCGACGCGACCTTCCCCAGCTGGCGGCCACAGCGCTGTCTAGACCACATCCTGCTGAGCTCCGAACTGGTGCTGGAGCGGGTCGCGGTGCTGAGCCAGCCGATCTCCGATCATCTGCCCGTGGCGGTGGAAATCCGCCTGCCGGGTGGCCTCAACCTGCCTATGCTGTAG